In the genome of Kiloniellales bacterium, one region contains:
- a CDS encoding quinone-dependent dihydroorotate dehydrogenase, with the protein MLSAYRFLAPVLRRVEPERAHGIALMALRAGLMPKVRRAEDPVLATRVWHCDFPNPIGLAAGFDKDAEAVAPLLDLGFGFVEVGSVTPRPQPGNPRPRVFRLSEDSAVINRLGFNSRGLAFAAGRLARFRGLGPARGVVGVNLGKNRESADPAADYAEGAAALARYADYLVVNVSSPNTPGLRALQQRDELSDVLAAVRAALDTAPPIVIKVAPDLDEAQQEEIAELALAQSVSGLIVSNTTLSRPEALRSPHRAEAGGLSGRPLFELSTAVLARLSQLTEGKIPMIGTGGVASGAEAYAKIRSGASLVQLYTGLVYGGPGLVESIKRELAGLLRRDGFGSVAEAVGADLR; encoded by the coding sequence ATGTTGTCCGCCTACCGTTTCTTGGCTCCCGTGCTGCGCAGGGTGGAGCCGGAGCGCGCCCACGGGATCGCCCTCATGGCGCTGCGCGCCGGTCTGATGCCCAAGGTCCGGCGCGCCGAGGATCCGGTGCTGGCGACCCGGGTCTGGCACTGCGACTTCCCGAACCCGATCGGCCTGGCGGCCGGGTTCGACAAGGACGCGGAGGCCGTGGCCCCGCTCCTGGATCTGGGCTTCGGCTTCGTCGAGGTCGGCAGCGTCACGCCGCGGCCCCAGCCGGGCAACCCGCGTCCGCGCGTGTTCCGCCTGTCCGAGGATTCGGCCGTGATCAACCGCCTGGGCTTCAACAGCCGGGGCCTCGCCTTCGCAGCCGGCCGGCTGGCGCGCTTCCGCGGCCTCGGGCCGGCGCGCGGCGTCGTCGGCGTCAACCTCGGCAAGAACCGGGAAAGCGCGGATCCCGCGGCGGACTATGCCGAAGGCGCCGCCGCGCTCGCGCGCTACGCCGACTACCTGGTCGTCAACGTCTCCTCGCCCAATACGCCGGGACTGCGCGCCCTGCAGCAGCGCGACGAGCTGAGCGATGTCCTGGCGGCGGTGCGCGCCGCGCTCGACACCGCGCCCCCGATCGTCATCAAGGTGGCGCCCGACCTCGACGAGGCGCAGCAGGAGGAGATCGCCGAGCTGGCTCTCGCGCAATCGGTCTCGGGGCTGATCGTGTCCAACACCACCCTGTCCCGGCCCGAGGCGTTGCGCTCGCCGCACCGGGCGGAGGCGGGCGGCCTCTCGGGCCGTCCGCTGTTCGAGCTTTCCACCGCGGTGCTCGCACGGCTCTCCCAGCTGACGGAGGGGAAGATTCCGATGATCGGCACCGGCGGGGTGGCGAGCGGCGCCGAGGCCTACGCCAAGATCCGCTCGGGGGCGTCCCTGGTGCAGCTCTACACCGGCCTGGTCTACGGGGGTCCCGGCCTGGTCGAATCGATCAAGCGCGAGTTGGCCGGCCTCCTGCGGCGCGACGGCTTCGGCTCCGTCGCCGAGGCCGTCGGCGCCGACCTCCGCTAA
- a CDS encoding SdiA-regulated domain-containing protein encodes MISLTYQKRFDIEDRDAGLIEPSGLALTDDGQGLWTVSDDTRRVFRLDLEGKVQPDQSFKLAEKGLEGITVDRKGKFLLAVREESNEIFKLKIGKRGSAKTYLLKYMAGYRVIKHLFAMGGENKGLEGITWNSHTGTYFVLKEGEPGLLVELSKDLKTILSHVLLDRRNGFVDPDRPDLKVDFSGLCHDPLRSLLWIVSDKAQRLYFYDLGRNRVVHSVPLSYTENGNQGRIEKAEGLAYDSETGRVYIVSDEHARLYVFEARS; translated from the coding sequence ATGATCAGCCTCACCTACCAGAAACGCTTCGATATCGAAGACAGGGACGCGGGTCTCATCGAGCCCTCGGGTCTGGCCCTGACCGATGACGGCCAGGGGCTCTGGACCGTCAGCGACGACACCAGGCGGGTCTTCCGGCTGGACCTCGAGGGCAAGGTGCAGCCGGATCAATCCTTCAAGCTGGCCGAAAAGGGCCTGGAAGGGATCACGGTCGACCGGAAGGGAAAGTTTCTCCTCGCCGTGCGCGAGGAGAGCAACGAGATCTTCAAGCTCAAGATCGGCAAGCGGGGCAGCGCCAAGACCTACCTGCTGAAGTACATGGCCGGCTACCGGGTGATCAAGCATCTATTTGCCATGGGCGGCGAGAACAAAGGCTTGGAAGGCATCACCTGGAACAGCCATACCGGGACCTACTTCGTCCTCAAGGAGGGCGAGCCTGGTCTGCTGGTCGAGCTGAGCAAGGACCTCAAGACAATCTTGAGCCACGTTCTCCTCGACCGCCGCAACGGCTTCGTCGATCCCGACAGGCCCGATCTCAAAGTGGACTTTTCGGGGCTTTGCCACGACCCCTTGCGCTCGCTGCTCTGGATCGTCAGCGACAAGGCGCAGCGCCTCTATTTCTACGACCTCGGCCGCAACCGTGTCGTTCACTCCGTTCCTCTCAGCTACACTGAGAATGGCAACCAGGGTCGTATCGAGAAGGCCGAAGGCCTCGCCTACGACTCCGAGACCGGCAGGGTCTACATCGTCAGCGACGAGCACGCCCGGCTCTACGTCTTTGAGGCGAGATCGTGA
- a CDS encoding EAL domain-containing protein, which translates to MNTLRHGIVVLFYALPALALGIWLPQWLSVIDRELAIGIGVGVLLLGGLLHETRARLVGEERLGAHLLEARQTIEDLRDDLLWTRRELAVLTEALEAIGREGLAQRPRRGRAAPQEVMADALDAVARWDQSGRAVEEVMAEVKALKSLVAQVTRPGSAPDKLAAEPPPRTGAKWGGKRGGKQAAGASADPLILAPLPEALDEDAVLDAVRAALRDDRVGLVLQPVVSLPARKHHFYEAFSRLRTAEGRVLLPEQFLPVAARKGQITAIDNMILLRCIQLVRRVQKKGEDLGFFCNVAPHTLRDHAFVADLLAFLEQNPDLAHGMIFEFAYDVFVNQSEEDRRLVQQLHAIGCRLSVDQVPDLDVDVSGLGRQGVRFLKAEARVVMDAAAESFDAPGRFKTALARAGLALIVDKIETEAQLLELLDHEIDYGQGFLFGEPRPAKLAA; encoded by the coding sequence ATGAATACGCTTCGTCACGGTATCGTCGTCCTCTTCTACGCCCTGCCCGCGCTCGCCTTGGGCATCTGGCTGCCGCAATGGCTGAGCGTGATCGACCGGGAACTGGCGATCGGCATCGGTGTTGGCGTGCTGCTGCTCGGCGGGTTGCTGCACGAGACCCGGGCCCGGCTGGTCGGCGAGGAAAGGCTGGGCGCCCACCTGCTGGAGGCGCGCCAGACGATCGAGGACCTGCGGGACGACCTGCTGTGGACCCGGCGCGAGCTGGCGGTGTTGACCGAGGCCCTCGAGGCGATCGGGCGCGAGGGCCTGGCCCAACGGCCGCGCCGCGGCCGCGCCGCGCCCCAGGAAGTCATGGCCGACGCCCTCGACGCGGTCGCCCGCTGGGACCAGAGCGGGCGCGCCGTCGAGGAGGTCATGGCCGAGGTGAAGGCGCTGAAGTCCCTGGTCGCCCAGGTCACGCGGCCGGGCAGCGCTCCCGACAAGCTTGCCGCGGAGCCCCCGCCGCGTACCGGCGCCAAGTGGGGCGGCAAGCGGGGCGGCAAGCAGGCCGCCGGCGCGTCGGCCGATCCCCTGATCCTGGCGCCCCTGCCCGAGGCGCTCGACGAGGACGCGGTGCTCGACGCGGTGCGCGCCGCCCTGCGTGACGACCGGGTCGGGCTCGTGCTCCAGCCGGTGGTCAGCCTGCCGGCGCGCAAGCACCATTTCTACGAAGCCTTCTCGCGCCTGCGCACGGCCGAAGGCCGAGTGCTGCTTCCCGAGCAGTTCCTGCCCGTGGCGGCGCGTAAGGGACAGATCACGGCGATCGACAACATGATCCTGCTGCGCTGCATCCAGCTGGTGCGCAGGGTGCAGAAAAAGGGCGAGGACCTCGGCTTCTTCTGCAACGTCGCGCCCCACACGCTGCGCGACCACGCGTTCGTCGCCGACCTCCTCGCCTTCCTCGAGCAGAACCCGGACCTGGCCCACGGCATGATCTTCGAGTTCGCTTACGACGTCTTCGTCAACCAGAGCGAGGAGGACCGCCGGCTGGTCCAGCAGCTCCACGCGATCGGTTGCCGGCTCTCGGTCGATCAGGTGCCCGACCTGGACGTCGACGTCAGCGGTCTCGGGCGACAGGGGGTGCGATTCCTCAAGGCCGAGGCGCGCGTCGTCATGGACGCGGCCGCCGAGAGCTTCGACGCCCCGGGGCGCTTCAAGACCGCGCTGGCGCGGGCCGGGCTGGCGCTGATCGTCGACAAGATCGAGACCGAGGCGCAGCTGCTGGAGCTGCTCGACCACGAGATCGACTACGGCCAGGGCTTCCTCTTCGGCGAACCGCGCCCGGCCAAGCTCGCTGCGTGA
- a CDS encoding helix-turn-helix transcriptional regulator: protein MLRHADIWRAVDSLAAKYGLSASGLARKAGLDPTTFNKSKRITKQGKRRWPSTESLAKILDATGASLAEFLALVGDGDETALTQRIPLLDLGAAARSGHFDRAGQPAGSGWNRFDFPRVRDPKAFALEITGSDLEPVYRKGDTIVVSPAVGAGRGDRLLVGTRTGAVLVRELLQESAEEIVLVSLGRDRAEEAYRPGDIDWMARIVWASQ, encoded by the coding sequence ATGTTGAGGCATGCCGACATCTGGCGGGCCGTTGACAGCCTTGCAGCGAAGTATGGTCTGTCGGCGTCCGGCCTCGCCCGCAAGGCCGGACTCGATCCGACGACCTTCAACAAGAGCAAGAGGATCACCAAGCAGGGCAAGCGCCGCTGGCCCAGCACGGAGTCGCTCGCCAAGATACTCGACGCGACCGGTGCGTCCCTGGCCGAGTTCCTCGCGCTGGTCGGCGACGGCGACGAGACCGCCCTGACCCAGCGGATCCCGCTGCTCGACCTCGGCGCGGCGGCCCGGTCCGGGCACTTCGACCGGGCCGGACAACCGGCGGGCAGCGGCTGGAACCGGTTCGACTTCCCGCGGGTCCGCGACCCCAAGGCCTTCGCGCTGGAGATAACCGGATCGGACCTGGAGCCCGTCTACCGCAAGGGCGACACCATCGTGGTCTCGCCGGCCGTGGGCGCCGGCCGCGGCGACCGCTTGCTGGTCGGTACCAGGACGGGCGCGGTCCTGGTGAGGGAACTGCTGCAGGAGAGTGCGGAGGAGATCGTGCTGGTCTCGCTCGGTCGCGACCGGGCCGAAGAGGCCTACCGGCCCGGCGACATAGACTGGATGGCCAGGATCGTCTGGGCCAGCCAGTAG
- a CDS encoding TIGR01459 family HAD-type hydrolase: MNAIVLRPGMSEVVDHYDGFIIDLWGVIHDGLHAYPEALDCLARLRAAGKKVVILSNAPRRAEAIIARNRELGIEAEHFDHVLSSGEATWLALKERSDPWFQALGRCCFQLGPERDWGLRDGLELDFTEDFAAADFMLLTGPPEIEQTVADFEDMLGEALARELPVVCANPDLEVMRGSAREICAGAIAARYEEMGGNLRYLGKPHLPVYRLCFQLMGLEGGERLVGIGDTLRTDIAGAQAAGIDGIFIAGGIHAEDLAVVDGQPVDEARLGALFSERSIHPTATLPRLRW, translated from the coding sequence ATGAACGCCATCGTCCTGCGCCCCGGAATGTCGGAAGTCGTCGATCACTACGACGGCTTCATCATCGATCTTTGGGGGGTCATCCACGACGGCCTGCACGCCTATCCAGAGGCGCTCGACTGCCTCGCGCGGCTCAGGGCCGCGGGCAAGAAGGTCGTCATCCTGTCCAACGCGCCACGGCGCGCCGAGGCCATCATCGCGCGCAACCGCGAGCTCGGCATCGAGGCCGAGCACTTCGACCACGTCCTCTCCTCGGGCGAGGCCACGTGGCTGGCGCTCAAGGAGCGGAGCGATCCCTGGTTCCAGGCCCTCGGCCGGTGCTGCTTTCAGCTCGGCCCGGAGCGCGACTGGGGCCTGCGCGACGGGCTGGAGCTGGACTTCACCGAGGACTTCGCGGCCGCCGACTTCATGCTGCTGACCGGTCCGCCCGAGATCGAACAGACGGTCGCGGACTTCGAGGACATGCTGGGCGAGGCGCTCGCCCGCGAACTTCCCGTGGTCTGCGCCAACCCCGACCTGGAGGTCATGCGCGGCAGCGCGCGCGAGATCTGCGCCGGGGCGATCGCGGCCCGCTACGAGGAGATGGGCGGCAACCTGCGCTACCTCGGCAAGCCCCATCTGCCGGTCTACCGGCTCTGCTTCCAGCTGATGGGCCTGGAAGGCGGCGAGCGCCTGGTCGGCATCGGCGACACCCTGCGCACCGACATCGCCGGCGCCCAGGCGGCCGGTATCGACGGGATCTTCATCGCCGGCGGGATACACGCCGAGGATCTGGCCGTGGTCGACGGCCAGCCGGTCGACGAGGCGCGTCTCGGCGCGCTGTTCAGCGAGCGCAGCATCCATCCCACCGCGACCCTGCCGCGCCTGCGCTGGTGA